The following are from one region of the Betta splendens chromosome 15, fBetSpl5.4, whole genome shotgun sequence genome:
- the LOC114841885 gene encoding gastrula zinc finger protein XlCGF57.1-like isoform X2, with protein sequence MWLRQLLVSVMDEFALKAVTEMCQKLEHEETTHSEELRRLLDEEQELSSRSQDSAEGPTPLPDPPPAQAEAAATDSGRANLTAPPRVHSGGRPFACPVCGKGFSARSSVRVHQLAVHKKQRPHQCSHCGKAFGTRSHLRAHQSRGEPLTCPSCTETLATRCSLRQHRLRCPRTERLRCAECGKEFSKHSYLSAHQRVHLKEKPYKCPNCGKGFTTRRSVYVHQLTVHRGLRPFTCSVCRKTFSQQSGLTAHRRTHTGERPHTCEQCGSRFCSRSSLSVHRRIHTGEKAFSCDTCGRSFSVSANLRRHRLVHSGHRPFSCDMCDRSFTQAGHLKVHRATHSRERAFICNDCGKGFGRHSALLLHERSHTGVKPFSCSECRKNFSSSTSLKRHQLVHSGHKAHTCHKCDKGFTSAQVLKAHLQLHEANKPFTCDVCGCSYSSLSYLKTHQRSHSEGKPFSCAQCDKSFTTQASVKLHQRTHSGEKPFVCEVCGKTFSVLQNLMRHKRIHSGEKPFECTLCGRRFSQKNNLKTHQMVHTGQKPFNCSTCSRSFTSMRSLREHRCVTAE encoded by the exons ATGTGGCTGCGGCAGCTGCTGGTTTCCGTCATGGATGAGTTCGCGTTGAAGGCGGTGACTGAAATGTGTCAGAAATTGGAACACGAGGAAACGACGCACAGCgag gagctgaggaggctgctggacgaggagcaggagctgagcagcagaagccAGGATTCTGCAGAAGGGCCGACTCCTCTGCCGGACCCTCCCCCTGCTCAGGCGGAGGCAGCTGCCACGGACAGCGGACGGGCCAACCTGACGGCTCCCCCGAGGGTCCATAGTGGGGGCCGACCCTTTGCCTGTCCCGTCTGTGGCAAAGGTTTCTCAGCTCGCAGCAGTGTCCGAGTCCATCAGCTCGCAGTCCACAAGAAACAGCGGCCGCATCAGTGTTCCCACTGTGGGAAGGCATTTGGCACCCGCAGCCACCTCAGGGCGCACCAGTCCCGCGGTGAGCCGCTCACGTGTCCGTCCTGCACTGAGACACTAGCTACAAGATGCAGCCTGAGGCAGCACCGGCTGAGGTGTCCGAGGACAGAGAGGCTCAGGTGTGCAGAGTGTGGGAAAGAGTTCTCCAAACATAGTTACCTGTCTGCTCATCAGAGGGTCCACCTGAAGGAGAAACCCTATAAATGTCCAAACTGTGGGAAAGGTTTCACTACGCGCCGCAGTGTTTATGTCcatcagctgactgtccacCGAGGACTGAGGCCATTCACCTGCAGCGTTTGCAGGAAGACGTTCAGCCAGCAGAGCGGCCTCACCGCTCACCGCAGGACTCACACAGGCGAGCGTCCGCACACCTGCGAGCAGTGTGGGAGTCgcttctgcagcaggagcagcctgtCAGTGCACCGTCGCATCCATACCGGGGAGAAGGCCTTCAGCTGTGACACCTGTGGCAGGAGCTTCAGCGTGTCCGCCAACCTGCGCCGCCACCGCCTCGTCCACTCGGGCCACAGGCCGTTCAGCTGTGACATGTGCGACCGAAGCTTCACGCAGGCCGGACACCTGAAGGTTCACCGCGCCACGCACAGCAGGGAGCGGGCGTTCATCTGCAACGACTGCGGGAAGGGCTTCGGGCGGCAcagcgcgctgctgctgcacgagAGGAGCCACACTGGTGTGAAACCATTCAGCTGCAGCGAGTGCAGGAAGAACTTCTCCTCGTCTACGTCTCTGAAACGCCACCAGCTGGTGCACAGTGGTCACAAAGCTCACACCTGCCACAAGTGTGACAAGGGCTTCACCAGCGCCCAGGTCCTGAAAGCACACCTGCAGCTGCATGAAGCAAACAAACCCTTCACCTGTGacgtctgtggctgcagctacagctcACTGAGCTACCTGAAGACGCATCAACGCAGCCACTCGGAGGGGAAGCCGTTCAGCTGCGCTCAGTGTGACAAGAGCTTCACCACGCAGGCAAGTGTGAAGCTTCATCAGCGAACACACAGTGGGGAGAAACCATTTGTCTGCGAGGTCTGTGGGAAAACCTTCAGCGTGCTTCAGAACCTCATGAGACACAAACGAAttcacagtggagagaaaccatTTGAGTGCACCTTGTGTGGGAGGAGATTCAGTCAGAAGAATAACCTGAAGACTCACCAGATGGTTCATACAGGACAGAAGCCGTTCaactgctccacctgcagcaggagcttcACCTCCATGAGGAGCCTCAGAGAGCACCGCTGTGTTACAGCTGAATGA
- the LOC114841885 gene encoding gastrula zinc finger protein XlCGF57.1-like isoform X1, with protein sequence MWLRQLLVSVMDEFALKAVTEMCQKLEHEETTHSEDELLLMLRKLCDALLQELRRLLDEEQELSSRSQDSAEGPTPLPDPPPAQAEAAATDSGRANLTAPPRVHSGGRPFACPVCGKGFSARSSVRVHQLAVHKKQRPHQCSHCGKAFGTRSHLRAHQSRGEPLTCPSCTETLATRCSLRQHRLRCPRTERLRCAECGKEFSKHSYLSAHQRVHLKEKPYKCPNCGKGFTTRRSVYVHQLTVHRGLRPFTCSVCRKTFSQQSGLTAHRRTHTGERPHTCEQCGSRFCSRSSLSVHRRIHTGEKAFSCDTCGRSFSVSANLRRHRLVHSGHRPFSCDMCDRSFTQAGHLKVHRATHSRERAFICNDCGKGFGRHSALLLHERSHTGVKPFSCSECRKNFSSSTSLKRHQLVHSGHKAHTCHKCDKGFTSAQVLKAHLQLHEANKPFTCDVCGCSYSSLSYLKTHQRSHSEGKPFSCAQCDKSFTTQASVKLHQRTHSGEKPFVCEVCGKTFSVLQNLMRHKRIHSGEKPFECTLCGRRFSQKNNLKTHQMVHTGQKPFNCSTCSRSFTSMRSLREHRCVTAE encoded by the exons ATGTGGCTGCGGCAGCTGCTGGTTTCCGTCATGGATGAGTTCGCGTTGAAGGCGGTGACTGAAATGTGTCAGAAATTGGAACACGAGGAAACGACGCACAGCgag GACGAGCTGCTGCTAATGCTGAGGAAACTCTgtgatgctctgctgcaggagctgaggaggctgctggacgaggagcaggagctgagcagcagaagccAGGATTCTGCAGAAGGGCCGACTCCTCTGCCGGACCCTCCCCCTGCTCAGGCGGAGGCAGCTGCCACGGACAGCGGACGGGCCAACCTGACGGCTCCCCCGAGGGTCCATAGTGGGGGCCGACCCTTTGCCTGTCCCGTCTGTGGCAAAGGTTTCTCAGCTCGCAGCAGTGTCCGAGTCCATCAGCTCGCAGTCCACAAGAAACAGCGGCCGCATCAGTGTTCCCACTGTGGGAAGGCATTTGGCACCCGCAGCCACCTCAGGGCGCACCAGTCCCGCGGTGAGCCGCTCACGTGTCCGTCCTGCACTGAGACACTAGCTACAAGATGCAGCCTGAGGCAGCACCGGCTGAGGTGTCCGAGGACAGAGAGGCTCAGGTGTGCAGAGTGTGGGAAAGAGTTCTCCAAACATAGTTACCTGTCTGCTCATCAGAGGGTCCACCTGAAGGAGAAACCCTATAAATGTCCAAACTGTGGGAAAGGTTTCACTACGCGCCGCAGTGTTTATGTCcatcagctgactgtccacCGAGGACTGAGGCCATTCACCTGCAGCGTTTGCAGGAAGACGTTCAGCCAGCAGAGCGGCCTCACCGCTCACCGCAGGACTCACACAGGCGAGCGTCCGCACACCTGCGAGCAGTGTGGGAGTCgcttctgcagcaggagcagcctgtCAGTGCACCGTCGCATCCATACCGGGGAGAAGGCCTTCAGCTGTGACACCTGTGGCAGGAGCTTCAGCGTGTCCGCCAACCTGCGCCGCCACCGCCTCGTCCACTCGGGCCACAGGCCGTTCAGCTGTGACATGTGCGACCGAAGCTTCACGCAGGCCGGACACCTGAAGGTTCACCGCGCCACGCACAGCAGGGAGCGGGCGTTCATCTGCAACGACTGCGGGAAGGGCTTCGGGCGGCAcagcgcgctgctgctgcacgagAGGAGCCACACTGGTGTGAAACCATTCAGCTGCAGCGAGTGCAGGAAGAACTTCTCCTCGTCTACGTCTCTGAAACGCCACCAGCTGGTGCACAGTGGTCACAAAGCTCACACCTGCCACAAGTGTGACAAGGGCTTCACCAGCGCCCAGGTCCTGAAAGCACACCTGCAGCTGCATGAAGCAAACAAACCCTTCACCTGTGacgtctgtggctgcagctacagctcACTGAGCTACCTGAAGACGCATCAACGCAGCCACTCGGAGGGGAAGCCGTTCAGCTGCGCTCAGTGTGACAAGAGCTTCACCACGCAGGCAAGTGTGAAGCTTCATCAGCGAACACACAGTGGGGAGAAACCATTTGTCTGCGAGGTCTGTGGGAAAACCTTCAGCGTGCTTCAGAACCTCATGAGACACAAACGAAttcacagtggagagaaaccatTTGAGTGCACCTTGTGTGGGAGGAGATTCAGTCAGAAGAATAACCTGAAGACTCACCAGATGGTTCATACAGGACAGAAGCCGTTCaactgctccacctgcagcaggagcttcACCTCCATGAGGAGCCTCAGAGAGCACCGCTGTGTTACAGCTGAATGA
- the apmap gene encoding adipocyte plasma membrane-associated protein isoform X1, protein MNETEGLRIRRLHRPQVITDELPENRYKGTRYRTEPSGGDGQNLTVRPHLCHSTGSRTYSGKVFQVTLLSLGGFLLLPLLVIILILESPIQPEVFSLKEPPSMKGCWEPNLKLRQAQRVFEDQIIGPESIANIGDVLFAGTADGKIVKLAGQRIHTVTRLGKPPCGSRDDEPTCGRPLGMRVGPNGTLFIADAYLGLYEVKPTTGETTRLVPGGQVVAGRKLSFINDVAVTQDGKKVYFTDSSSRWQRRDYMHLIMEATADGRVLEYDTDTRELTVVMENLRFPNGIQLLPDEESVLVAETTMARIRRVHVAGLNKGGMDTFMDNLPGFPDNIRPSSSGGYWVAMSAVRPNPGFSMLDFLSQRPWVKKLIFKLFSQDVLMKFVPRYSLVAELHDGGVCTRSFHDPSGLVAAYVSEAHEHDGSLYIGSFRSPYIARLDLSKV, encoded by the exons ATGAACGAGACGGAGGGGCTGCGGATCCGGAGGCTGCACCGGCCGCAGGTCATCACCGACGAGCTGCCGGAGAACCGCTACAAAGGCACCAGGTACCGGACCGAGCCATCAGGAGGCGACGGGCAGAACCTGACTGTCAGACCCCATCTGTGTCACAGCACCGGGTCACG CACCTATAGTGGGAAGGTGTTTCAGGTGACTCTACTATCTCTGGGAGGTTTtttgcttcttcctctgctggtgaTCATCCTCATCCTGGAATCTCCCATCCAGCCTGAAGTCTTCAG tctGAAGGAGCCTCCATCTATGAAGGGCTGCTGGGAGCCCAACCTGAAGCTCCGCCAGGCTCAGAGAGTGTTCGAAGACCAGATCATTGGACCAGAGTCCATCGCCAACATaggag ATGTTCTGTTTGCTGGAACAGCTGATGGAAAGATAGTGAAGCTGGCTGGACAAAGAATCCACACAGTGACGAGACTCGGAAAACCTCCGTGTG GCTCTAGAGACGACGAGCCAACCTGCGGGAGACCGCTGGGGATGCGGGTCGGGCCTAATGGGACTCTGTTTATTGCCGATGCCTACCTGGGTCTGTATGAGGTCAAGCCTACCACAG GTGAGACGACCCGGTTGGTTCCGGGTGGTCAGGTGGTCGCTGGCAGGAAGCTGTCCTTCATTAACGATGTGGCAGTGACGCAAGACGGGAAAAAGGTCTACTTCACTGACTCCAGCAGCCGGTGGCAGCGCAGGGATTACATGCACCTCATCATGGAGGCCACGGCCGATGGACG ggTGCTGGAGTACGACACCGACACCAGGGAGCTGACGGTGGTGATGGAAAACCTTCGGTTCCCCAACGGCATCCAACTGCTGCCTGACGAGGAGTCGGTGCTGGTGGCGGAGACGACCATGGCCCGGATACGCAG AGTCCACGTGGCCGGGCTCAACAAAGGAGGCATGGACACGTTCATGGACAACCTGCCCGGCTTCCCAGACAACATCCGTCCCAGCTCCTCTGGAGGCTACTGGGTGGCCATGTCTGCGGTGCGGCCCAACCCCGGCTTCTCCATGCTGGACTTTCTGTCCCAGAGACCCTGGGTCAAGAAACTCATATTCAAG ctcttcagTCAGGATGTGCTGATGAAGTTCGTCCCTCGTTACAGTCTGGTAGCGGAGCTCCACGATGGCGGCGTCTGCACTCGGAGCTTCCACGATCCCAGCGGCCTGGTGGCGGCCTACGTCAGCGAGGCCCACGAGCATGATGGAAGTCTGTACATCGGGTCCTTCCGCTCACCATACATCGCCAGGCTGGACCTGAGCAAAGTGTAG
- the apmap gene encoding adipocyte plasma membrane-associated protein isoform X2, which translates to MNETEGLRIRRLHRPQVITDELPENRYKGTSTYSGKVFQVTLLSLGGFLLLPLLVIILILESPIQPEVFSLKEPPSMKGCWEPNLKLRQAQRVFEDQIIGPESIANIGDVLFAGTADGKIVKLAGQRIHTVTRLGKPPCGSRDDEPTCGRPLGMRVGPNGTLFIADAYLGLYEVKPTTGETTRLVPGGQVVAGRKLSFINDVAVTQDGKKVYFTDSSSRWQRRDYMHLIMEATADGRVLEYDTDTRELTVVMENLRFPNGIQLLPDEESVLVAETTMARIRRVHVAGLNKGGMDTFMDNLPGFPDNIRPSSSGGYWVAMSAVRPNPGFSMLDFLSQRPWVKKLIFKLFSQDVLMKFVPRYSLVAELHDGGVCTRSFHDPSGLVAAYVSEAHEHDGSLYIGSFRSPYIARLDLSKV; encoded by the exons ATGAACGAGACGGAGGGGCTGCGGATCCGGAGGCTGCACCGGCCGCAGGTCATCACCGACGAGCTGCCGGAGAACCGCTACAAAGGCACCAG CACCTATAGTGGGAAGGTGTTTCAGGTGACTCTACTATCTCTGGGAGGTTTtttgcttcttcctctgctggtgaTCATCCTCATCCTGGAATCTCCCATCCAGCCTGAAGTCTTCAG tctGAAGGAGCCTCCATCTATGAAGGGCTGCTGGGAGCCCAACCTGAAGCTCCGCCAGGCTCAGAGAGTGTTCGAAGACCAGATCATTGGACCAGAGTCCATCGCCAACATaggag ATGTTCTGTTTGCTGGAACAGCTGATGGAAAGATAGTGAAGCTGGCTGGACAAAGAATCCACACAGTGACGAGACTCGGAAAACCTCCGTGTG GCTCTAGAGACGACGAGCCAACCTGCGGGAGACCGCTGGGGATGCGGGTCGGGCCTAATGGGACTCTGTTTATTGCCGATGCCTACCTGGGTCTGTATGAGGTCAAGCCTACCACAG GTGAGACGACCCGGTTGGTTCCGGGTGGTCAGGTGGTCGCTGGCAGGAAGCTGTCCTTCATTAACGATGTGGCAGTGACGCAAGACGGGAAAAAGGTCTACTTCACTGACTCCAGCAGCCGGTGGCAGCGCAGGGATTACATGCACCTCATCATGGAGGCCACGGCCGATGGACG ggTGCTGGAGTACGACACCGACACCAGGGAGCTGACGGTGGTGATGGAAAACCTTCGGTTCCCCAACGGCATCCAACTGCTGCCTGACGAGGAGTCGGTGCTGGTGGCGGAGACGACCATGGCCCGGATACGCAG AGTCCACGTGGCCGGGCTCAACAAAGGAGGCATGGACACGTTCATGGACAACCTGCCCGGCTTCCCAGACAACATCCGTCCCAGCTCCTCTGGAGGCTACTGGGTGGCCATGTCTGCGGTGCGGCCCAACCCCGGCTTCTCCATGCTGGACTTTCTGTCCCAGAGACCCTGGGTCAAGAAACTCATATTCAAG ctcttcagTCAGGATGTGCTGATGAAGTTCGTCCCTCGTTACAGTCTGGTAGCGGAGCTCCACGATGGCGGCGTCTGCACTCGGAGCTTCCACGATCCCAGCGGCCTGGTGGCGGCCTACGTCAGCGAGGCCCACGAGCATGATGGAAGTCTGTACATCGGGTCCTTCCGCTCACCATACATCGCCAGGCTGGACCTGAGCAAAGTGTAG
- the LOC114842155 gene encoding cystatin-F, which produces MALKTLLLLLLLAALEARLATRSPPGRSMPGSPHNISRDDRGLRQVVLDAACAYNNRSNDAFLFRPSCVRRAQRQVVKGIRYIVDFDISRTVCRKRENRSLSDCDFQPVGRLQQTFRCHTEIWKVAWRNKTVTQVFSCKP; this is translated from the exons ATGGCCctgaagacgctgctgctgctgctgctgctggctgctctgg AGGCCAGGCTGGCCACGCGCAGCCCTCCTGGACGGTCCATGCCCGGGTCTCCACACAACATCAGCCGGGACGACCGCGGCCTCCGGCAGGTGGTTCTGGACGCAGCCTGCGCCTACAACAACCGCTCCAACGACGCCTTCCTCTTCAGACCGTCGTGCGTCCGCAGGGCGCAGCGGCAG GTGGTGAAGGGGATTCGTTACATCGTGGACTTTGACATTTCCAGAACCGTCTGTCGCAAACGGGAGAACAGAAGCTTGTCCGACTGTGACTTCCAGCCCGTCGGACGCCTGCAGCAG ACGTTTCGGTGTCACACGGAGATTTGGAAGGTTGCCTGGAGGAACAAGACTGTGACTCAGGTTTTCTCCTGCAAACCATGA